In Chelmon rostratus isolate fCheRos1 chromosome 9, fCheRos1.pri, whole genome shotgun sequence, the following proteins share a genomic window:
- the mid1ip1l gene encoding mid1-interacting protein 1-like translates to MMQISSDSASNKHSLINVMHRFIAAANNMDETIMVPSLLRDVPLEEQAASETEPNNNNEPPCPNKQRDMYEHYLLLKSIKNDMEWGLLKREMSSGASFLEMAVKQEEQQPVTGDLLLEDNSDLEHQFHYHLRGLFGVLSKLTLQADHLTNRYKREIGGGNFMR, encoded by the coding sequence ATGATGCAGATCAGCAGCGACTCCGCCAGCAACAAGCACTCCCTCATCAACGTCATGCACCGCTTCATTGCAGCTGCCAACAACATGGACGAGACCATCATGGTGCCGAGCCTGCTGCGAGACGTGCCGCTGGAGGAGCAGGCGGCCAGCGAGACTGagcccaacaacaacaacgaacCGCCTTGTCCCAACAAGCAGAGGGACATGTACGAGCACTACCTGCTCCTCAAGTCCATAAAGAACGACATGGAGTGGGGTCTGCTGAAGAGGGAGATGAGCAGCGGCGCCAGCTTCCTGGAGATGGCGgtgaagcaggaggagcagcagccgGTCACCGGGGACCTGCTCTTGGAGGACAACTCGGACCTGGAGCATCAGTTTCATTATCACCTCAGGGGACTGTTTGGAGTTCTGTCCAAGCTCACGCTGCAAGCCGACCACCTCACCAACAGATACAAGAGAGAAATCGGAGGCGGAAACTTCATGAGATAG
- the tspan7 gene encoding tetraspanin-7 — protein sequence MSPPSRRLQTKPVITCLKTFLISYSLIFWFTGVILLAVGVWGKVSLEAYFSLASEESTNAPYVLIGTGATIVIFGLFGCFATCRGSPWMLKLYAMFLTLVFLAELVAGISGFIFRHEIKAKLGVAYKNAVKSYNSTDTSSSAVDAIQRTLLCCGVQSFTDWNETAYFKEKGIPASCCKDNAKCSQETLKDLDKAEKEVYTTGCFTRVTNAMEANLGIIAGISFGIAFFQLIGIFLSCCLSRYITNNQYEMV from the exons ATGTCGCCGCCGTCTCGACGGCTTCAGACGAAGCCAGTGATTACCTGCCTGAAGACCTTCCTCATCTCCTACAGCCTCATCTTCTGG TTCACAGGCGTGATCCTGCTGGCTGTCGGGGTGTGGGGGAAGGTGAGCCTGGAGGCCTATTTCTCCCTGGCCTCTGAGGAGAGCACCAATGCACCATATGTGCTCATCGGGACCGGAGCCACCATCGTTATATTCGGACTGTTCGGCTGCTTCGCGACGTGCCGCGGCAGCCCGTGGATGCTCAAACTG TATGCCATGTTTTTGACCCTGGTGTTCCTGGCTGAGCTCGTGGCCGGCATCTCGGGCTTCATCTTCAGACATGAG ATCAAGGCCAAGCTAGGTGTTGCCTATAAGAACGCAGTGAAGTCATACAATAGCACAGataccagcagctctgcagtcgACGCCATCCAGAGGACT TTGCTTTGCTGCGGAGTGCAAAGCTTCACTGACTGGAATGAGACCGCTTACTTTAAAGAGAAGGGAATCCCTGCCAGCTGCTGCAAAGACAACGCCAAGTGCTCACAGGAGACCCTGAAAGACCTCGACAAGGCTGAGAAAGAGGTGTACACAACG GGCTGCTTCACACGGGTGACCAATGCGATGGAGGCCAACCTGGGAATCATCGCAGGGATCTCTTTTGGGATTGCGTTCTTCCAG CTCATTGGGatcttcctgtcctgctgcttgTCTCGATACATAACCAACAACCAGTATGAGATGGTCTAA